In Bactrocera oleae isolate idBacOlea1 chromosome 3, idBacOlea1, whole genome shotgun sequence, a genomic segment contains:
- the LOC138856181 gene encoding uncharacterized protein, with protein MDTEMHSTPTPTMRSAITVPRLGIMPTAAPRTPAATAPSTTARTSIRASAAVPSPPEAPHRIRCPLCCRSHKLQHCGLFKGMSPTQRQQVAQAHGHCNNCLAHTHTTQECDSGALCQMCGRQHHTLLHRTPRREVNRQPAPRIRGANRPQQTNRVARRRRTAPRSESRPWRQHNVPPTRRRPHYRRTSGLSNVVATLQQLQRLLG; from the coding sequence ATGGATACAGAGATGCATTCCACCCCAACGCCAACAATGCGATCGGCCATCACGGTGCCTCGCCTTGGGATTATGCCAACCGCGGCGCCCCGAACACCAGCCGCAACTGCACCGTCAACCACCGCTCGTACTAGTATTCGAGCCTCCGCAGCCGTTCCGTCTCCACCAGAGGCGCCACATCGCATCCGATGCCCCCTTTGTTGCCGTTCACACAAGTTGCAGCACTGTGGGCTCTTCAAGGGCATGTCGCCGACACAACGCCAGCAGGTTGCCCAGGCGCATGGGCATTGCAACAATTGTCTGGCGCATACACACACGACGCAGGAATGCGACTCCGGTGCTTTGTGCCAAATGTGTGGCAGGCAGCATCACACGTTGCTTCACCGTACTCCGAGGCGAGAGGTCAATCGGCAGCCTGCCCCACGAATCCGCGGTGCAAACCGACCGCAGCAAACCAATCGTGTGGCACGTCGCCGAAGAACGGCACCCCGATCGGAGTCCCGTCCATGGCGTCAGCACAACGTACCACCGACTAGGCGTAGGCCGCACTATCGTCGCACGTCCGGACTCAGCAACGTtgtggcaacgttgcaacagctacagcgactgctaggctga